The sequence CGCGTCGCGCCGTTCCCGGGCAGCGAAGCGCAACGCGCGATCGAAGCCGAACTCGGGCAGCCGATCGGGCAGTTGTTCCGCACCTTCGAGCTGGAACCGCTGGCCTCGGCGTCGATCGCGCAAGTGCATGCGGCCGAACTGCCGGATGGCAGCGCGGTGGTGATCAAGGTGCTGCGTCCCGGTGTCGAGCAGCGCATCGAGTCCGACCTGCGACTCTTGAAAGCGCTCGCCGCGCTGTTCGAGCGCCATGCGGCGGCGCGCGCCGACCGCCTGCAACCGAGCGAGATCGTGGCCGAGATCGAGCGCACGCTGCGCGCTGAAGTCGATCTGCAGCGCGAAGGTGCGAACGCCAGCCTGCTGCGGCGCAATTTCGAGAACTCGCCGGACCTGCAGGTGCCGCGCGTGTACTGGGACTGGTCGAAGAACCGGGTGCTGACGCTGGAGCGCGTCTACGGCATTGCCTCGGATGACCTGGCGGCGATCGACGCCGCTGGCATCGATCGCATCAAGCTCGCCGAGAAGGGCGTGCGCCTGTTCTACACGCAGGTGTTCCGCGACAACTTCTTCCACGCCGACGCCCACCCCGGCAACATCTGGGTGGATGCCACGCGCAAGGACGACCCGCGCTTCATTGCACTCGACTTCGGCATCATGGGCACGCTGCCGGACGACGACCTGCGCCACCTCGCCGAGAACTTCCGCGCCATGTTCGAACGCGACTACCGCCGCGTCGCCGAACTGCACCTCGAAGCCGGCTGGATGCCGGCGCACGTGCGCGTCGACGAACTCGAGGCGGCGGTGCGCTCGGTGTGCGAGCCCTACTTCACGCGCCCGTTGGCCGAGATCTCGATCGGCGAAGTCGTGGTCAAGCTGTTCAAGCTCGCGCACCGCTACGAGCTGACCATCCAGCCGCAACTGTTGCTGCTGCAGAAGACGCTGCTGAACATCGAAGGCGTGGGGCGCTTGCTGCATCCGAAGCTGGATATCTGGGCGGTGGCGCAACCGGTGTTGAGCGAACTGATGGCCAAGCGCTATGGCCTGAACGAGTTGCGCGGACGCTTCCGCGACCGCCTGCCGGAATTGCTCGAACAGGCGCCGGAACTGCCGCGCCTGCTGCACGCCTGGTTGCGCCAGGCTGCGGCCGGAGAAACCCGCTCGCGCATCCGCTCCGAAGATCTGGCGCGCCTCGCCGATGTTTCCGAGCGCGGGCAGCGGCGCGTGGTCTGGGCGGTGATCGGCGCCGCGCTGCTGATCGCGGCGACGCTGCTGTATGCGCTCGAGTCCGGCGGCCCGCGCTGGTTCGGCATTCCGGCCGGGCAGTGGATCGCGCTGGTTGGCGGCGTGATGGCCTTCGTCGCGGCGCTGCGGCAGCGTTGAGCCGGCGATGGCGATCCCGATGACTCCCGCGGCCCTCGATGCTGCGCTGGCCGAGGCCACGCAACTGCGCGCGAGCTGGCAGCTCGATGCCGCCGAGGATGCTTATCGCGCGCTGCTGCCGATCGAGCCGCTGCGTCCGCGTCTGCTCACCGAGATCGCGATCACGCTCGCGCACCAGGGCCTCGGGGCCGAGGCGCTGGCAGCAGTCGAAGAAGCCGAACGCCTGGCCCCGGACGACGCCACCGTCGCGCAGAATCGACTGATCCTGGAGAAACTGCGCGAACCCGAAGACCCGGAGCAGTTTCTCGCGCTGCATCGCCGCTACGGCGAACGCTTCGTCGCCACCCGCGGTGAGCTGTGCCGGCGAATGCCGCCGCGCCAGCCAGGGCCACTGCGCATCGCCTACCTCGGTGTCGACGCGCACACCGCGCTCGCCCGCTTCGTGCCGATGCTGGCGACGCACCACGACCGCACCCGCTTCCATGCTGCGTTCTTCTACGGTGCCAGCGACGAGGCCACGATCGGCGAAGCGCGCCGCCGCTTGCCGCAGGTCGCGCATGTGTCGGTGCGCGACCTTGATCCGCACCGCCTAGCGGTTTCGCTCGCGCACGGCGGCGTCGACATCGCCGTCGATCTGATCGGTCACGGCCACGGCTGCGTGCTCGAAGCACTCGCCTGGCGACCGGCGCCGCTGCAGGTCACCTGGCTCGATTACGTCGCCACCACCGGCGTCGCCGCCATCACTGCGCGCCTCTGCGACCGCTGGACCGATCCGCCCGACGCGACGGCGTGGTGCAGCGAGCAGGCGCTGCGCCTTGACCTGCCGCAGTGGTGTGCGCAGGCACCGCAACCGGCTCCGGCACGGCGCAGCGGCGGCGCACCGGGGCCATTGCTCGGCATCGTCAATGCCACCAACAAGGCATCGCCGCGCTTGTACCGGGTTGCCGCGCGCGTGCTGTCCGAGGTCGCCGAGGCGCGCCTGCGCGTGATCGGCGTCGCCGGCGAGCGCGCCCGCAATGCCGCGCGCGCACACTTCGACGAGGCACTGCAACCGCGCATCGACTGGGTCGATCGGGTATCCGAAGCCGACTACCACGCGCTCGTCGCCGGCATCGATGTCGCGCTCGATCCGCTGGTGTTCAGCGGCGCGACCACCACCCTCGACTGCCTGCACGGCGGCCTGCCCGTGCTCACCTGCCCCGGACAGTTGCCGCACACGCGCTCGAGTTACGCGATCCTGGCGCACCTCGGTCTCGACGAACTGATCGCTGCCGACGACGAGGATCTGGTCGCACGCGCCGCCGCATTGCTGCGTGATCAACCGCGCCGCCGCGCACTATCGGCACGTCTGCCGGCACTGGTCGCGAACTCCTCGCTGACCGATCCGGCGCGCTTCATGCCGGCACTCGAAACGGCGCTGCTCGACGCCTACCAGCGCGCCACCGTGGCGTGAGCGAGACCGCGCCGCTGTCGCTGTTGCACGTCGACGAGGAGCTGCTGGTCGTGGCCAAGCCGGCGCGATTGCTGGCACATGCCAGCCGCATCGCCGCCGACGTCGATGACGATCTGCTCGACCAGTTGCGTCGCCAATTCGGCGACACGGTGAACCTGGTGCATCGCCTCGACCGCGCCACCAGTGGTCTGGTGCTGGCCGCACGCACGCGCGAGAGCGCCAGTGATCTCGGCAAGCAGTTCATGGCGCGCACCATCGAGAAGCGCTACCTCGCGGTCTGCCGCGGCTGGCCGGACGAGAGTGGTGAGATCGACTATCCGCTTGGCGACGTGCGCCCGAACTCGCCGCGCAAGCCGGCGCTGACGCGCTATCGCCGGCTCGCCACCGTCGAGGTGCCGATCGCGCTCGGCAGGTATCCACAGCAACGCTATGCACTCATGGCGGTCGATCCCGAGAGCGGCCGCCACCGCCAGATCCGCAAGCACTTCCACCACATCTCGCATCATCTGATCGGCGACACCAGCCATGGTCGCACTGAGCACAACCGTCTGTTTCAGCGCGAATGGCAGGTCAGCCGCCTGCTGCTGCATGCGCAGCAGCTTGCGTTCACGCATCCGGCGAGCGGCGAACGCCTCGTCTTCAGCGCTCCGCTCGACGACGAGTTCCAGCGCGTGCTCGATGCCTTCGGCTGGAGCGACTACCATCGCCATACCCCGGCTTGCGGAGTTCCGCGATGGTTCGCTCAGTGATTGTCGGATGGGCACTGGTTGCGTGCAGTGCCGCATGGGCCAAGGTTGACGACGTCAGCGCGACCGGTTTCAAGGTCAGCCACGAGGTCGCGCTCAAGGTGCGTCCGGCTCGGGTGTGGCGGTCGCTGGAGCGCATCGAGCAGTGGTGGGACCCGGAGCACACCTGGTCCGGTGATGCCGGCAACCTGCGCCTGAAGCCCGAAGCCGGTGGCTGCTTCTGCGAGCGCTGGGGCGGGCAGAGCGTGGAGCACGCACGCGTGATCTGGGCGCACCCAGGGGCGCGACTGCGGATGCTCGGTGCACTCGGGCCGCTGCAGGAATGGGGTGCGAGTGGCGTCGCCGAATTCGTGATCGAGCCGCGCGCGGGCGGCAGCACGCTGCGCTTCAGCTACACCGTCAGCGGCGATGCCCGCTTCCAGTTCGACCAGGTCGCGCCGGTCGTGGACCGGGTGCTCGGTACCCAGGTCGAGCGTCTGGTGCGCCACGCCGAGACCGGGTCGCCGGTACCGGGTCGCTGAGGCGGTAGCGACCGGGTTCGATTTCGCCAAGCGCGAACTCGCCGCTGGCGATGCGGATCAGACGCAGCGTTGGCAAACCGACGGCGGCGGTCATGCGTCG comes from Lysobacterales bacterium and encodes:
- the ubiB gene encoding ubiquinone biosynthesis regulatory protein kinase UbiB; protein product: MSRAAFRLIGIGTTLARYRLDEMLDLLPGLRALRWARGLLPKPRGDIGSLARGARLRLALQELGPLFVKFGQILSTRRDLLPADVADELALLQDRVAPFPGSEAQRAIEAELGQPIGQLFRTFELEPLASASIAQVHAAELPDGSAVVIKVLRPGVEQRIESDLRLLKALAALFERHAAARADRLQPSEIVAEIERTLRAEVDLQREGANASLLRRNFENSPDLQVPRVYWDWSKNRVLTLERVYGIASDDLAAIDAAGIDRIKLAEKGVRLFYTQVFRDNFFHADAHPGNIWVDATRKDDPRFIALDFGIMGTLPDDDLRHLAENFRAMFERDYRRVAELHLEAGWMPAHVRVDELEAAVRSVCEPYFTRPLAEISIGEVVVKLFKLAHRYELTIQPQLLLLQKTLLNIEGVGRLLHPKLDIWAVAQPVLSELMAKRYGLNELRGRFRDRLPELLEQAPELPRLLHAWLRQAAAGETRSRIRSEDLARLADVSERGQRRVVWAVIGAALLIAATLLYALESGGPRWFGIPAGQWIALVGGVMAFVAALRQR
- a CDS encoding pseudouridylate synthase produces the protein MGTSAGTGRELLADRSGALHAGTRNGAARRLPARHRGVSETAPLSLLHVDEELLVVAKPARLLAHASRIAADVDDDLLDQLRRQFGDTVNLVHRLDRATSGLVLAARTRESASDLGKQFMARTIEKRYLAVCRGWPDESGEIDYPLGDVRPNSPRKPALTRYRRLATVEVPIALGRYPQQRYALMAVDPESGRHRQIRKHFHHISHHLIGDTSHGRTEHNRLFQREWQVSRLLLHAQQLAFTHPASGERLVFSAPLDDEFQRVLDAFGWSDYHRHTPACGVPRWFAQ